One part of the Glycine max cultivar Williams 82 chromosome 14, Glycine_max_v4.0, whole genome shotgun sequence genome encodes these proteins:
- the LOC100783019 gene encoding receptor-like protein Cf-9: MNIYNNNLCWFLLPYFIFLFSLPYSSFSFYNQPDCSVLLFFKNSLNTPFKLETWENGTDYCKWHGVACNTISGHVIGLDVTFPPQSFGDIPSIISHLSKLRSLHLFGDQSMMRVDPCTWNKLIQNATNLKELHLIGVDMSFIGDNSLSLLTNLSSSLIDLILIDTKLQANLSSDILSLPNLKQILLHDNEKLRGELPKSNWSAPLVVLGLDNTAFSGNIPDSIGHLKSLYMLALRNCSFDEVVPSSLFNLTQLLLLDLSHNNLTGLISEFSSYSLEFLFLDHNNLSGRLDFYQFSKFKNLNLLDLSFNKLQGDLSIVPNGIEYFLVSNNELTGNIPSTMCNASSLIILDLAHNNLTGPIPPNFCKGNALKTLKLNGNQLDGLLPRSLAHCTNLKVLDLTGNNIEDTFPHWLESLQELQVLSLRSNKFHGVITCFGAKHPFPRQKIFDVSNNNFSGPLPASYIKNFQGMVSVNDNHTGFKYKGNQNLYCDSVELVMKGCSRELVNIFFAFTTIDLSNNMFEGGIPIVIGELHSLIGLNLSHNAITGTIPGSFGNLKNLEWLDLSWNRLKGEIPVALINLNFLAVLNLSCWEQRSRGKKREVKGGGKKMIADKRGRNTPYFE; the protein is encoded by the coding sequence ATGAATATCTATAATAACAATCTTTGCTGGTTTCTACTCCCATACTTTAtcttccttttttctcttccttattcttccttctctttctaCAACCAACCTGACTGCTCTGTCTtactatttttcaaaaactcaCTCAACACTCCTTTCAAACTAGAAACCTGGGAAAATGGCACAGATTATTGTAAGTGGCATGGGGTCGCGTGCAACACCATCTCAGGTCACGTGATTGGTCTTGATGTGACATTTCCTCCACAATCTTTTGGTGATATTCCCTCTATAATCTCTCACTTGTCCAAATTACGGTCACTTCATCTCTTTGGCGACCAGAGCATGATGAGAGTTGATCCATGCACATGGAACAAACTCATTCAAAACGCAACTAATTTAAAAGAGCTTCATTTAATTGGCGTTGATATGTCTTTTATCGGAGACAACTCTTTGTCATTGCTAACCAATCTCTCTTCCTCTCTCATCGATCTTATTCTTATAGACACCAAATTGCAAGCGAATCTATCGAGTGACATCCTCTCTTTACCCAATCTTAAACAAATACTTCTGCATGATAATGAGAAGTTGAGAGGTGAGCTTCCAAAGTCCAACTGGAGTGCTCCACTAGTGGTCTTGGGTCTCGATAATACTGCTTTCTCGGGAAACATTCCCGATTCTATTGGCCATTTAAAGTCTCTTTACATGCTAGCTTTGAGGAATTGCAGTTTTGATGAAGTGGTTCCTTCATCATTGTTTAATCTAACTCAACTACTCCTTTTAGATCTTAGCCACAACAACCTCACGGGGTTAATTAGTGAATTCTCATCTTATTCTTTGGAATTCTTGTTTCTCGACCATAATAACTTGAGTGGTCGTCTggatttttatcaattttcaaaattcaaaaatctaAATCTACTCGATCTCAGTTTCAACAAGTTGCAAGGAGATCTTTCAATTGTACCCAATGGAATTGAATACTTTTTAGTCTCAAATAATGAGCTGACGGGGAACATTCCTTCAACAATGTGCAATGCAAGCTCCCTCATTATACTCGACTTGGCCCATAACAACTTGACAGGCCCCATTCCTCCAAACTTTTGTAAGGGAAATGCATTGAAGACTCTAAAGTTGAATGGCAACCAATTGGATGGACTATTACCACGGTCCTTGGCCCACTGCACAAATCTGAAAGTTTTGGACCTGACAGGCAATAACATAGAGGATACATTTCCCCATTGGCTAGAAAGCCTCCAGGAGTTACAGGTACTCAGTTTGAGATCAAATAAGTTTCATGGTGTCATCACTTGTTTCGGTGCAAAGCATCCATTTCCCAGGCAGAAAATTTTTGATGTCTCAAATAACAATTTTAGTGGGCCCTTGCCAGCATCATACATCAAGAACTTTCAAGGAATGGTGAGTGTGAATGACAACCACACTGGTTTCAAATATAAGGGTAACCAAAATCTCTATTGTGATTCAGTAGAGCTTGTAATGAAAGGTTGTTCTAGGGAGCTGGTGAACATATTTTTTGCTTTCACGACCAttgatttatcaaataatatgtTTGAAGGAGGAATTCCGATAGTCATTGGAGAATTGCATTCTCTCATAGGGCTTAACCTTTCGCACAATGCAATCACTGGTACCATTCCAGGATCCTttggtaatttaaaaaatttggaaTGGTTGGATCTCTCGTGGAACCGGTTGAAAGGAGAGATTCCTGTGGCTTTgatcaatttgaattttctgGCTGTGTTGAACCTTTCATGTTGGGAGCAGCGGTCACGAGGGAAGAAGAGAGAGGTGAAGGGTGGAGGGAAGAAGATGATTGCAGATAAAAGGGGAAGAAACACGCCCTATTTCGAGTAA
- the LOC100814562 gene encoding alcohol dehydrogenase-like 7 — protein sequence MEDKLATTSEGQPIRCKAAICRKPGSPLSIEEIIVAPPMPREARIRVICTSLCHSDVTFRKMEVPPAICPRILGHEAVG from the exons ATGGAAGATAAACTAGCAACAACTAGTGAAGGACAACCCATAAGATGTAAAG CTGCGATTTGTCGCAAGCCAGGTTCTCCATTGAGTATTGAGGAGATCATTGTGGCACCACCAATGCCTCGTGAAGCTCGGATTCGTGTTATATGCACTTCTCTTTGTCACAGCGATGTTACTTTTCGGAAAATGGAG GTCCCTCCTGCAATTTGTCCAAGAATTTTGGGTCATGAGGCTGTTGGGTGA
- the LOC112999384 gene encoding uncharacterized protein, translated as MSQESVPFAGKWHRFTVRPDGEKVVPEPHGDAEHTETWESEVMIPFAVERTVYAFGGPLPDQESLSSSMNKVFPCYPTCEPRIFDSEPYNFNCLSKPNKLFRSAPSIAHRDYLPWLDRVEQAYEDFWKTYGIFDLIQFSRSGPEYRPEMLIAAMHFFESSTNTFQFKCGMMTPTLLDVAALTGLRPSGETYDPTKSSDNIKLVYKENTFSKYIAEHKESVEEEVSDEEHVAFLTLWLSHYVFCTKSLQVAKRFIPMAIQIHEGQNFGFGRLLLAVLYESLGEACDDLKKSKDGSSFLVSGPMWLLQLWLNATFEQEMGLIIPQDYAEEVANRSIEGQRALRLTPKTFDQNPQKLFLKYMKIFLSFDKFLPQHAPFISREVGPAWFTDDFPAVDPDNEEEVNEIWSFYLNPQILSCRTGVQSNYLGLVGYQPNLVSRQFGLSQIRPKSLFEDPRDVIRGANLSEKTFKKFLKISLDENYNLHPFEFNHSHFCTMGFVTWWEKYYLGRSVGDTTIMISRLESGFTQPTVENIRSNLQARGKTIMTKKSAETSRADVRPKKPTGVKIQEGKQEEKSQKKDDSTETTTTSKRSKRVVIEFDEEKDEEEERPLIRKRKSPETSTKPADQTEAGNSQAQMPKKKKKVKQVEPEPSVTVEGGEPARKKKKKTKPSKEQGENQPVDVQPPSTDVDGTEVETTPSIAEMGNPVEQPDLPQEQPTVEVQQNVSVEEIPSCARTSPAPETDAVNVEEQGEGQGIRSSSPHGSSQKSSSEENFSDEEAIQEAEAGGSDIYPASSTSKLSASVGIAEETFIKMQDEDPAAALRLLLNTSQANTSSEKIPGASSSSDADITSSVRQDCLLLKLSMEYARADVLKSIEENPSAAFGHLNFLKKLHNPLTSDEI; from the exons ATGTCGCAAGAATCAGTTCCGTTTGCTGGGAAATGGCACCGTTTTACTGTCAGGCCTGATGGAGAAAAAGTGGTTCCAGAACCACATGGTGACGCCGAACACACAGAAACCTGGGAATCGGAGGTGATGATCCCCTTCGCAGTAGAAAGGACAGTTTATGCTTTCGGTGGACCTCTGCCAGACCAAGAGTCACTTTCGAGTTCAATGAACAAGGTATTTCCCTGCTATCCAACTTGCGAACCCAGGATTTTTGATAGTGAGCCTTACAACTTTAATTGTTTAAGCAAACCCAACAAACTCTTTCGATCCGCCCCGTCAATAGCCCATAGGGATTACCTACCTTGGCTTGATAGAGTCGAACAAGCATATGAGGATTTTTGGAAGACATATggcatctttgatttgatacaaTTCTCTCGATCTGGTCCTGAATATCGACCAGAAATGCTGATAGCAGCTATGCACTTTTTCGAGTCTTCTACCAACACCTTTCAATTTAAATGTGGCATGATGACCCCCACTCTCTTAGACGTGGCCGCCCTcacaggccttaggcctagcggAGAAACTTATGATCCCACTAAATCTAGTGATAATATCAAGCTAGTATATAAGGAGAACACCTTTTCCAAATATATAGCTGAACACAAAGAATCGGTCGAAGAGGAAGTCTCTGATGAAGAGCATGTAGCCTTCTTGACCCTATGGCTATCTCACTATGTCTTTTGCACAAAATCCTTGCAAGTAGCCAAAAGATTTATTCCAATGGCAATACAAATTCATGAAGGTCAGAACTTTGGATTTGGACGCCTCTTGTTAGCAGTGCTATACGAATCGCTTGGTGAGGCATGTGATGATCTGAAAAAATCGAAGGATGGGTCCTCCTTCTTAGTGTCTGGGCCTATGTGGCTTCTCCAATTGTGGCTTAATGCCACTTTCGAACAAGAAATGGGATTAATAATCCCACAAGATTATGCTGAAGAAGTTGCCAATCGCTCGATCGAAGGCCAGAGAGCACTTCGATTAACACCCAAGACCTTCGATCAAAATCCACAAAAGCTGTTCCTCAAGTACATGAAGATTTTTCTGAGCTTTGACAAGTTTCTTCCCCAACATGCTCCATTCATTAGTCGAGAGGTTGGTCCGGCCTGGTTCACTGACGATTTTCCTGCTGTCGATCCGGACAATGAAGAAGAAGTGAATGAAATATGGTCATTTTACTTGAATCCACAGATCCTGTCCTGTCGTACAGGTGTTCAATCGAACTATTTGGGCCTGGTTGGATACCAGCCTAATTTGGTTTCAAGACAATTTGGCCTCTCGCAGATCCGTCCTAAAAGCTTGTTCGAAGATCCTAGAGATGTCATAAGAGGGGCCAATCTTTCAGAAAAGACTTTCAAGAAATTTTTGAAGATTTCTCTTGATGAAAACTATAACCTGCATCCTTTTGAGTTCAACCATTCCCACTTCTGCACCATGGGATTTGTTACCTGGTGGGAGAAATATTATTTGGGCCGTTCAGTTGGAGACACTACTATCATGATCTCCAGACTTGAGAGTGGTTTTACACAACCAACGGTCGAGAATATCCGCTCAAACCTTCAAGCTCGAG GCAAAACAATCATGACGAAGAAAAGCGCTGAAACGTCTCGAGCTGATGTGAGACCCAAGAAACCCACTGGGGTAAAAATCCAAGAAGGGAAACAAGAAGAGAAG agTCAAAAGAAAGATGATAGCACTGAGACTACCACGACCTCAAAACGCTCGAAGCGTGTGGTCATCGAATTCGACGAAGAAAAAGAT gaagaagaggaaagacctcttataagaaaaagaaaatcacctGAGACTTCGACCAAACCTGCTGATCAAACAGAGGCAGGCAATTCCCAGGCTCAAATgcctaagaagaaaaagaaagtgaaacaaGTCGAGCCTGAACCTTCTGTGACTGTCGAGGGTGGCGAGCCAGccaggaagaaaaagaaaaagaccaaGCCTTCAAAAGAACAAGGCGAGAATCAACCTGTTGACGTCCAACCACCTTCGACTGATGTTGACGGCACTGAAGTAGAAACTACTCCCTCTATTGCTGAGATGGGCAACCCTGTCGAGCAACCGGACTTACCACAAGAACAACCTACCGTCGAG GTACAACAAAATGTTTCTGTAGAAGAAATACCCTCATGTGCTCGAACCTCTCCTGCTCCTGAGACGGATGCAGTGAATGTTGAGGAACAGGGTGAAGGTCAAGGTATTCGATCCAGCAGTCCTCATGGATCGAGTCAGAAAAGTTCATCTGAAGAAAACTTCTCCGATGAAGAGGCCATACAAGAGGCTGAAGCTGGAGGTTCGGACATTTACCCGGCGTCTTCAACCTCTAAGCTTTCCGCCAGCGTAGGGATCGCAGAAGAAACGTTCATTAAAATGCAAGACGAAGACCCAGCTGCAGCCCTTCGACTCCTGCTGAACACCAGTCAAGCCAACACCTCAAGTGAAAAAATTCCTGGTGCTTCGTCCTCCTCTGATGCTGACATAACCTCTTCAGTACGCCAAGATTGCCTGCTCTTGAAGTTATCAATGGAATACGCACGGGCAGACGTACTTAAATCCATTGAAGAGAACCCCTCTGCTGCTTTTGGACACCTgaattttttgaagaaattgcataACCCCCTTACCTCTGATGAGATCTAG
- the LOC112999383 gene encoding uncharacterized protein yields MKRYADADRREEHFNVGQWVYVKLRPGRQSSLAGHLHHPKLSRRFFGPFLITERIGEVAYRLQLPPESHIHPVFHSSLLRPHCGPSPTSTASCPLQFRDQQPLRRPLCFLDSRLDNTTTPPTRWVLTQWEGEPLEDTSWESWTALCQDYHLEDKVEFWGGGIVSTSQSPLPRATTSSDQSSSSPPRTTTRPTRTSKPPPYLRDYDRST; encoded by the coding sequence ATGAAACGTTACGCGGACGCCGACCGTCGTGAGGAGCACTTCAATGTAGGCCAATGGGTCTATGTGAAGTTGAGACCTGGTCGCCAAAGCTCTCTCGCAGGTCACCTTCATCACCCAAAGCTGTCTAGGAGGTTCTTCGGACCCTTCCTAATAACGGAACGAATAGGTGAGGTGGCCTATCGTCTTCAACTTCCGCCGGAATCCCACATTCATCCGGTGTTCCACTCCTCTCTCCTCCGCCCCCATTGTGGCCCTTCTCCAACTTCTACTGCATCGTGCCCCCTGCAGTTTCGGGACCAACAACCGCTGCGCCGGCCCTTGTGTTTCTTAGACTCACGGCTTGATAACACCACCACGCCTCCCACTAGATGGGTTCTGACGCAGTGGGAGGGCGAACCCCTAGAGGATACTTCGTGGGAGTCTTGGACGGCGCTTTGTCAGGActaccaccttgaggacaaggtggagTTTTGGGGAGGCGGTATTGTTAGCACCAGCCAGTCACCCCTGCCAAGGGCCACCACGAGCTCTGACCAGTCATCGTCTTCTCCACCAAGGACCACCACAAGACCCACACGCACCAGCAAGCCTCCCCCATACCTGCGCGACTACGATAGGAGCACGTGA